In one window of Nocardioides panacisoli DNA:
- a CDS encoding thiolase family protein translates to MQRTAAEPIVVVDGARTPIGSFGGMFNEVPGFELGAAATREALRRSAVGADAVDEVVMGCIGQVGPDAYNARRVARAAGMPHGVPAYTVNRLCGSGLQAVWSAAMQMRWGGVDIAVAGGDESMTRMPFYDYGARNGYRLGDRSLVDGTVAMLTDPFGGVHMGVTAENVAAKYGVTREEQDRFAAESQRRAATPAAQAAFAEEIVPVEVGGRRPFTAEIDEHPKPGTTVETLAGLRPAFRADGTVTAGNSSGINDGAAALVLARSSVALDRGLTPLVSLEAVATAAMEPELMGYAPVLALQTLFEQTGTQPSDIGIIELNEAFAAQAVACIRDAGLDPERVNPYGGAIALGHPVGATGANLTLRVAKDMARRDLELGIVTMCIGGGQALAALFRRV, encoded by the coding sequence GTGCAACGAACCGCTGCCGAGCCCATCGTTGTCGTCGATGGGGCACGTACGCCGATCGGGAGCTTCGGCGGCATGTTCAACGAGGTCCCCGGTTTCGAGTTGGGAGCCGCTGCGACCCGCGAGGCCCTGCGGCGTTCCGCGGTCGGCGCCGACGCGGTCGACGAGGTGGTGATGGGCTGCATCGGGCAGGTGGGCCCCGACGCCTACAACGCCCGGAGGGTCGCGCGAGCCGCTGGGATGCCGCACGGCGTGCCCGCCTACACCGTGAATCGACTGTGCGGGTCAGGACTGCAGGCGGTGTGGTCGGCCGCGATGCAGATGCGGTGGGGCGGTGTCGACATCGCCGTCGCCGGCGGGGACGAGTCCATGACGCGCATGCCGTTCTACGACTACGGAGCCCGCAACGGCTACCGGCTGGGGGACCGGTCGCTGGTCGACGGCACGGTGGCCATGCTGACCGATCCGTTCGGTGGCGTGCACATGGGCGTCACTGCAGAAAACGTGGCCGCCAAGTACGGCGTGACCCGGGAGGAGCAGGACCGGTTCGCGGCCGAGTCACAACGCCGCGCGGCGACCCCGGCTGCGCAGGCCGCGTTCGCCGAGGAGATCGTTCCGGTCGAGGTCGGGGGCCGCCGCCCGTTCACCGCCGAGATCGACGAACACCCCAAGCCGGGCACGACCGTGGAGACCCTGGCCGGGCTGCGACCTGCCTTCAGGGCTGACGGCACCGTCACTGCCGGGAACTCCTCGGGAATCAACGATGGTGCAGCGGCGCTGGTGCTGGCGCGGTCATCGGTCGCCCTCGACCGCGGGCTGACGCCGCTGGTCTCGCTGGAGGCGGTCGCGACCGCGGCGATGGAGCCGGAACTGATGGGGTACGCACCGGTCCTCGCGCTGCAGACGTTGTTCGAGCAGACCGGCACGCAGCCGTCCGACATCGGCATCATCGAGCTCAACGAGGCCTTCGCCGCACAAGCGGTCGCCTGCATCCGCGACGCTGGTCTGGATCCCGAACGAGTGAATCCCTACGGCGGTGCGATCGCGTTGGGTCACCCCGTGGGGGCGACGGGCGCCAACCTGACCCTGCGCGTCGCGAAGGACATGGCCCGTCGCGACCTCGAGCTGGGCATCGTCACGATGTGCATCGGCGGGGGCCAGGCGCTCGCCGCACTCTTCCGGCGAGTGTGA
- a CDS encoding SDR family NAD(P)-dependent oxidoreductase, whose amino-acid sequence MSRFEGRVAVVTGAARGIGFGTARRLAEEGAAVAVVDLDESAAEEAAGRLPGTAIGVGCDVANASGVADAISRVVEELAGIHVLVNNAGVTRDNLLFKMTEDDWDVVMNVHLRGAFLMTRAVQQHFVEQRYGKVVNLSSVSALGNRGQANYAAAKMGVQGLTRTLGIELGPFGINVNAVAPGFIATEMTDATAARLKMDVEEFRQLNAEGNPVKRVGFPEDIAAAVAFLSSDEASYITGQTLYVDGGGKLG is encoded by the coding sequence ATGAGTAGATTCGAGGGCCGCGTCGCCGTCGTCACCGGTGCAGCGCGCGGGATCGGTTTCGGTACCGCGCGGCGCCTGGCCGAGGAGGGCGCGGCGGTCGCCGTCGTCGACCTCGACGAGTCCGCCGCGGAGGAGGCCGCCGGCCGACTCCCGGGGACGGCGATCGGGGTCGGTTGTGACGTCGCCAACGCGTCCGGCGTCGCGGACGCCATCTCGCGAGTGGTCGAGGAGTTGGCGGGGATCCACGTGCTGGTGAACAACGCCGGCGTCACCCGCGACAACCTGCTCTTCAAGATGACCGAGGACGACTGGGACGTGGTCATGAACGTCCACCTCAGGGGTGCGTTCCTGATGACCAGGGCCGTCCAGCAGCACTTCGTGGAGCAAAGGTACGGCAAGGTGGTCAACCTCTCCAGCGTCTCTGCCCTGGGCAACCGCGGCCAGGCCAACTACGCCGCGGCCAAGATGGGCGTGCAGGGCCTCACGCGCACGCTCGGCATCGAGCTCGGCCCGTTCGGCATCAACGTCAACGCCGTCGCGCCCGGCTTCATCGCCACCGAGATGACCGACGCCACCGCGGCCCGGCTGAAGATGGACGTCGAGGAATTCCGCCAACTCAACGCCGAGGGCAACCCGGTCAAGCGCGTCGGCTTCCCCGAGGACATCGCCGCCGCAGTCGCATTCCTGAGCAGTGACGAGGCGTCCTACATCACCGGCCAGACGCTGTACGTCGACGGTGGTGGAAAGCTCGGGTGA
- a CDS encoding alpha/beta fold hydrolase has product MTTYVLIHGANYAGASWRFVSPHLDGPAVVVDLPGRGARPRRLADVTLDDFVSAAAEDVLAADARDAVLVAHSAGGLTAAHLINRLPGRFRSCVLVACTIPPHGEAIADNIDPDIREAVLAGSGDGTYALDEATARVALCNDMEEETATVALGEMQADTTALLSEASDLSGLKAMDAVTYIRTTLDQTLPPEQQAAAIDAIGGCTVVDLDAGHLAMYSRPRDLADLIVASGH; this is encoded by the coding sequence ATGACCACCTACGTCCTGATCCACGGCGCCAACTACGCCGGCGCCAGCTGGCGGTTCGTGTCACCCCACCTGGACGGGCCGGCCGTGGTGGTGGACCTGCCGGGGCGCGGTGCGCGTCCTCGGCGCCTCGCCGACGTGACCCTCGACGACTTCGTGTCGGCCGCTGCCGAGGACGTACTGGCCGCCGACGCCAGGGACGCGGTCCTGGTTGCCCACTCCGCAGGGGGCCTCACCGCTGCGCACCTGATCAACCGCCTCCCTGGTCGCTTCCGCTCCTGCGTGCTCGTGGCCTGCACCATCCCGCCGCACGGCGAGGCCATCGCCGACAACATCGATCCCGACATCAGGGAGGCGGTGCTGGCCGGGTCCGGGGACGGCACCTACGCGCTGGACGAAGCGACAGCACGTGTCGCCCTGTGCAACGACATGGAGGAGGAGACGGCGACCGTGGCGCTCGGGGAGATGCAGGCGGACACGACCGCGCTCCTGTCGGAGGCGAGCGACCTGAGCGGGCTCAAGGCAATGGACGCCGTCACCTACATCCGGACCACCCTCGACCAGACCCTGCCTCCCGAACAACAGGCAGCCGCCATCGACGCGATCGGCGGGTGCACCGTGGTCGACCTCGACGCGGGCCATCTCGCGATGTACTCCCGCCCGCGCGACCTCGCGGACCTGATCGTCGCATCCGGGCACTGA
- a CDS encoding MaoC family dehydratase — MAHTFHGVDAFRSAAGQDLGAGPWFVVDQGRIDAFADVTEDWQWIHVDPERAATSDLGGTIAHGYLTLSLLPRLSSGIFDFDAVGRAVNYGLDRVRFPASVHAGERIRARAELVAVDDTGAGALGRVRYTVEVDGGTRPACVAEALMLVLPEPTSPGDRPIDTPYRAP; from the coding sequence ATGGCACACACCTTCCACGGCGTCGACGCGTTCCGCTCGGCTGCCGGACAGGACCTCGGCGCGGGACCGTGGTTCGTGGTGGACCAGGGGCGGATCGACGCCTTCGCCGACGTGACCGAGGACTGGCAGTGGATCCACGTCGATCCGGAGCGTGCTGCGACCAGCGACCTCGGGGGCACGATCGCGCACGGATACCTGACGCTCTCACTCCTGCCACGCCTGAGTTCGGGCATCTTCGACTTCGACGCCGTGGGACGCGCGGTGAACTACGGCCTCGATCGCGTCCGATTCCCGGCCAGCGTCCACGCGGGAGAGCGCATACGCGCGCGGGCAGAGCTGGTCGCCGTCGACGACACGGGCGCCGGCGCTCTCGGACGGGTCCGCTACACGGTCGAGGTCGATGGGGGCACCAGGCCGGCCTGTGTCGCCGAAGCGCTCATGCTCGTGCTTCCCGAACCGACGTCACCCGGGGACCGACCCATTGACACCCCATACCGCGCCCCTTAA
- a CDS encoding acyl-CoA dehydrogenase family protein, translating to MTDLTRRTRDFVKDTVLPLDDEFDGDIEAAGGDVLRRRLQESARGAGLFAPHAPADCGGHGLGMVERAPVFEEAGYSLFGPLAVGIAAPDEGNVHLLDHVATDAQRTRYLQPLARGEMRSAFAMTEPSPGAGSDPSALSTRATKVDGGWVVNGRKWFITGADGASFFITMARTSGEPGGAGAAGAGGATMFLMPTETDGLDVVRHVGTVDRSMVGGHCEVRFADAFVPDSEVLGGVDEGFRYAQVRLGPARMTHVMRWTGAARRAHEVAMRHVIAREAFGSRMSDLGMVQQMIADNEIDLAATRALLRVACEELDAGQRASESTSIAKTFAAEALHRVVDRATQMCGGLGVSTELPIARIAREIRPFRIYDGPSEVHRWSIAKRAVRRAGEGR from the coding sequence ATGACTGACCTGACCAGGCGCACGCGCGACTTCGTGAAGGACACCGTGCTGCCGCTCGATGACGAATTCGACGGCGACATCGAGGCAGCAGGCGGCGACGTCCTGCGCCGCCGTCTTCAGGAATCGGCGCGGGGTGCGGGTCTCTTCGCCCCGCACGCGCCCGCGGACTGCGGCGGGCACGGACTCGGGATGGTGGAACGGGCCCCCGTCTTCGAGGAGGCCGGCTACTCGCTGTTCGGGCCGTTGGCGGTGGGCATCGCCGCGCCGGACGAGGGCAACGTCCACCTGCTCGACCACGTCGCGACCGATGCGCAGCGAACGCGGTACCTGCAGCCGCTGGCGCGAGGCGAGATGCGTTCGGCGTTCGCCATGACCGAGCCGTCGCCGGGGGCGGGCAGCGACCCGTCCGCACTGTCGACCCGGGCGACCAAGGTCGACGGTGGCTGGGTGGTGAACGGGCGCAAGTGGTTCATCACCGGCGCGGACGGCGCTTCCTTCTTCATCACCATGGCCCGCACGAGCGGCGAGCCCGGTGGTGCCGGCGCAGCCGGAGCGGGCGGGGCCACGATGTTCCTCATGCCGACTGAGACCGACGGCCTGGACGTCGTACGCCACGTCGGCACGGTGGATCGATCGATGGTCGGCGGGCACTGCGAGGTGCGCTTCGCCGACGCGTTCGTACCCGACTCCGAGGTGCTGGGTGGGGTGGACGAAGGCTTCCGGTACGCGCAGGTCCGCCTCGGCCCGGCCCGGATGACCCACGTGATGCGCTGGACCGGTGCAGCACGACGAGCGCACGAGGTCGCGATGCGACACGTGATCGCCCGGGAGGCCTTCGGCTCCCGGATGTCGGACCTGGGGATGGTCCAGCAGATGATCGCTGACAACGAGATCGACCTGGCTGCGACCCGCGCCCTGCTCCGAGTCGCGTGCGAGGAGCTCGACGCCGGCCAGCGGGCCTCGGAGTCGACATCGATCGCGAAGACCTTCGCGGCGGAGGCGCTCCACCGAGTCGTTGATCGCGCCACCCAGATGTGCGGCGGCCTGGGCGTGTCCACCGAGCTCCCGATCGCGCGGATCGCACGGGAGATCCGTCCGTTCCGGATCTACGACGGACCGTCCGAGGTGCACCGGTGGTCGATCGCCAAG
- the pcaC gene encoding 4-carboxymuconolactone decarboxylase: MNFPLVHLGGNAELPLLVLGPSLGTSAESLWGPAAARLGEDFHVLGWDLPGHGRHRGTVDAVSVEGLADLLLTALDEVVGPQVAFDYAGDSLGGAVGLQLLLDAPERVRTATLLCTGARIGTPESWADRAAGVRASGTASLVAASAERWFAPGFLDRDPDHGSALLHALAEVDDAGYAACCDALASFDVRDRLGQITRPVLAVAGEHDQPTPPDSLREIADGVAAGRTVVLPHVAHLAPIEAPGDVADLIRAHARGTPVPQDRDRLTVAEVRDAGMAVRREVLGDAHVDRATAATTDLIVDFQRFITEYAWGGIWTRPGLDRRSRSMTTLTALIARGHHAELAMHVRAARRNGLSVDEIKEVILQSAIYCGVPDANTAFKIAQETLAAEGED; the protein is encoded by the coding sequence GTGAACTTCCCCCTCGTCCACCTCGGCGGCAACGCCGAGCTGCCGCTGCTGGTCCTCGGTCCCTCGCTGGGGACCTCCGCCGAGTCGCTGTGGGGCCCGGCAGCCGCCCGGCTCGGGGAGGACTTCCACGTCCTCGGCTGGGACCTGCCCGGCCACGGGCGCCACCGGGGAACCGTCGACGCGGTCTCGGTCGAGGGGCTGGCCGACCTGCTGCTGACGGCGCTCGACGAGGTCGTCGGCCCGCAGGTGGCCTTCGACTACGCCGGCGACTCCCTCGGCGGGGCCGTCGGCCTGCAGCTGCTCCTCGACGCGCCCGAGCGGGTGCGGACAGCGACGCTGCTGTGCACGGGTGCGCGGATCGGTACGCCGGAGTCGTGGGCGGACCGGGCTGCCGGCGTACGCGCCTCCGGCACGGCGTCGCTGGTGGCGGCCTCGGCCGAACGCTGGTTCGCCCCGGGCTTCCTCGACCGGGACCCGGACCACGGGTCCGCGCTGCTCCATGCGCTCGCCGAGGTCGACGACGCGGGGTACGCCGCCTGCTGCGACGCGCTCGCGAGCTTCGACGTGCGGGACCGCCTCGGGCAGATCACGCGGCCCGTGCTCGCCGTGGCCGGCGAGCACGACCAGCCGACCCCGCCGGACTCACTGCGCGAGATCGCCGACGGCGTGGCCGCGGGACGCACCGTGGTCCTGCCCCACGTGGCACACCTCGCGCCGATCGAGGCGCCGGGCGACGTGGCGGACCTGATCCGTGCCCATGCCCGCGGCACGCCGGTGCCGCAGGATCGCGACCGCCTGACGGTGGCGGAGGTCCGCGACGCGGGGATGGCGGTACGCCGCGAGGTGCTGGGCGATGCCCACGTGGACCGGGCGACGGCCGCGACCACGGACCTCATCGTCGACTTCCAGCGGTTCATCACCGAGTACGCCTGGGGCGGCATCTGGACCCGCCCCGGGCTCGACCGTCGGTCGCGATCGATGACCACCCTGACCGCCCTGATCGCGCGCGGCCACCACGCCGAACTCGCCATGCACGTGCGTGCGGCGCGGCGCAACGGCCTCAGCGTGGACGAGATCAAGGAGGTGATCCTGCAGTCCGCGATCTACTGCGGCGTGCCTGACGCCAACACCGCCTTCAAGATCGCTCAGGAGACCCTCGCCGCCGAGGGGGAGGACTGA